A genomic window from Gossypium hirsutum isolate 1008001.06 chromosome D12, Gossypium_hirsutum_v2.1, whole genome shotgun sequence includes:
- the LOC107939811 gene encoding RING-H2 finger protein ATL48: MSSREPSFEELLEEKKRVRNPLVPVGALITAGVLTAGLISFRQGNSQLGQMLMRARVVVQGATVALMVGTAYYYGDNPWKSS, encoded by the exons ATGAGTTCGAGGGAACCTAGTTTCGAAGAATTGTTGGAGGAGAAGAAGCGTGTCAGGAACCCTCTTGTCCCTGTCG GTGCACTTATTACCGCTGGAGTGCTCACTGCGGGGTTGATCAGTTTTAGACAAGGAAATTCTCAGTTGGGTCAGATGCTGATGCGAGCTAGGGTGGTAGTTCAGGGAGCTACAGTTGCTCTTATGGTTGGCACTGCATACTACTATGGGGATAATCCCTGGAAATCGAGTTAG
- the LOC107939801 gene encoding exocyst complex component SEC10b — MPERSKSSSVSNLPLILDIDDFKGDFSFDALFGNLVNELLPSFQEEEADTAGGHGLGGTEALPNGHARASSDAAKFAQGDSIPLFPEVDALLSLFKDSCKELIDLRKQVDGKLYNLKKEVSTQDAKHRKTLTELEKGVDGLFDSFARLDSRISSVGQTAAKIGDHLQSADAQRETASQTIELVKYLMEFNSSPGDLMELSPLFSDDSRVAEAASIAQKLRSFAEEDIARAVPSVVGSATASRGLEVAVANLQEYCNELENRLLSRFDAASQRRELSTMSECAKILSQFNRGSSAMQHYVATRPMFIDVEIMNSDTRLVLGDQGSQASPSNVARGLSSLYKEITDTVRKEAATIMAVFPSPNDVMSILVQRVLEQRVTALLDKLLVKPSLVNPPPMEEGGLLLYLRMLAVAYEKTQELARELRAVGCGDLDVEGLTESLFSSHMDEYPEHEQASLGQLYQAKLDELRAENQNVSDSTGTIGRSKGASVASSHQQISVAVVTEFVRWNEEALTRCTLFSSQPATLAANVKAVFTCLLDQVSQYITDGLERARDSLTEAATMRERFVLGTNLSRRVAAAAASAAEAAAAAGESSFRSFMVAVQRCGSSVAIVQQYFANSISRLLLPVDGAHAASCEEMATAMSSAEGAAYKGLQQCIETVMAEVERLLSAEQKATDYRSPDDGMAPDHRPTNACTRVVAYLSRVLEAAFTALEGLNKQAFLTELGNRLYKGLLNHWQKFTFNPSGGLRLKRDITEYGEFVRSFNAPSVDEKFELLGILANVFIVAPESLSSLFEGTPSIRKDAQRFIQLREDYKSAKLASRLSSLWSGSG, encoded by the exons ATGCCAGAGAGGTCAAAATCTTCTTCTGTAAGTAATCTTCCACTCATCCTGGACATTGATGACTTTAAG GGTGATTTTTCATTTGATGCATTATTTGGGAACCTGGTTAACGAGCTCCTGCCATCTTtccaagaagaagaagcagaTACAGCAGGTGGACATGGCCTTGGTGGGACTGAGGCTCTACCAAATGGACATGCCCGTGCCTCTTCCGATGCAGCAAAATTTGCACAAGGAGACTCTATCCCTCTATTTCCAGAAGTAGATGCTTTGCTATCACTGTTCAAGGATTCTTGTAAAGAGTTGATTGATCTTCGAAAGCAG GTTGATGGAAAACTCTACAATCTCAAGAAAGAGGTTTCTACTCAAGATGCTAAGCACCGGAAGACACTAACTGAG CTGGAAAAAGGAGTAGATGGATTGTTCGACAGCTTTGCGAGACTGGATTCACGTATTTCAAGTGTTGGGCAGACTGCTGCGAAAATAGGAGATCATTTGCAG AGTGCAGATGCTCAGCGTGAAACTGCTAGTCAGACCATAGAGCTTGTAAAG TACTTGATGGAGTTTAACAGCAGTCCGGGCGATCTAATGGAACTCTCACCTCTATTTTCTGATGACAGCCGTGTTGCTGAGGCTGCTTCAATTGCACAGAAATTGC gATCATTTGCTGAGGAGGATATTGCCAGAGCTGTACCGTCAGTTGTGGGAAGTGCAACTGCCAGCAGAGGATTGGAAGTTGCTGTTGCTAATCTTCAGGAGTACTGCAATG AATTGGAGAACAGATTGTTATCTCGGTTTGATGCTGCATCACAGAGAAGGGAGTTGTCTACCATGTCTGAATGTGCTAAAATTTTATCTCAG TTTAACAGGGGCAGCAGTGCCATGCAACATTATGTGGCAACCCGTCCAATGTTCATTGATGTAGAAATCATGAATTCAGACACCAGACTAGTTCTTGGCGACCAGGGTTCTCAAGCTAGTCCTAGCAATGTTGCTCGTGGGCTTTCTTCATTATACAAAGAAATCACAG ATACTGTGCGCAAAGAAGCAGCAACAATTATGGCAGTATTCCCGTCTCCTAATGATGTTATGTCAATTTTAGTTCAG CGAGTTTTGGAGCAGAGAGTTACTGCTCTTTTAGACAAATTATTAGTGAAGCCATCTCTTGTGAATCCTCCTCCCATGGAGGAAGGCGGACTTTTATTG TATTTGAGAATGCTAGCTGTGGCATATGAGAAGACCCAGGAACTTGCTAGAGAGCTACGAGCCGTTGGATGTGGTGATTTGGATGTTGAAG GTCTCACAGAGTCTCTATTTTCATCTCACATGGATGAATATCCTGAACATGAACAAGCATCTCTCGGACAACTGTATCAAGCAAAG TTGGATGAACTGCGTGCTGAAAACCAGAATGTTTCTGATTCAACTGGAACTATAGGGCGCTCTAAAGGGGCTTCAGTGGCTTCTTCGCATCAGCAAATATCTGTTGCAGTTGTGACAGAGTTTGTACGGTGGAATGAAGAAGCATTAACCAGATGCACTTTATTTTCGTCTCAG CCTGCAACACTTGCAGCCAATGTAAAAGCAGTGTTCACTTGCCTACTTGACCAA GTCAGCCAATATATTACTGATGGACTGGAACGGGCTAGAGATAGCTTGACTGAGGCTGCAACCATGAGGGAAAGGTTTGTGCTAGGTACAAATCTTAGTAGAAGGGTGGCTGCTGCAGCTGCTTCTGCG GCAGAAGCTGCAGCAGCTGCTGGTGAGAGCAGTTTCAGATCTTTTATGGTTGCTGTACAGCGTTGTGGCAGTAGCGTGGCCATAGTTCAGCAA TACTTTGCAAATTCTATATCTCGGCTCTTATTGCCTGTTGATGGTGCTCATGCTGCTTCTTGTGAAGAAATGGCCACAGCAATGTCTAGTGCAGAGGGTGCTGCTTATAAAGGGCTTCAGCAATGCATTGAAACTGTGATGGCTGAG GTTGAACGATTATTATCAGCTGAGCAAAAGGCAACGGATTACCGCTCACCTGATGATGGAATGGCTCCGGATCATCGTCCTACAAATGCCTGCACAAG AGTTGTTGCTTATCTTTCTCGGGTTCTGGAGGCTGCGTTCACTGCACTAGAGGGTCTTAACAAACAAGCATTCCTGACTGAACTG GGAAATCGCTTGTACAAAGGACTACTTAATCATTGGCAGAAGTTTACTTTTAATCCGAG TGGAGGACTAAGACTGAAGCGTGACATAACAGAGTACGGAGAATTTGTGCGTAGTTTTAATGCTCCTTCTGTTGATGAGAAATTTGAACTCCTTGGAAT CTTGGCGAATGTTTTTATCGTTGCTCCTGAAAGTCTGTCTAGTTTGTTTGAGGGCACACCTAGTATCCGGAAAGATGCACAAAG GTTTATTCAGCTTAGAGAAGACTACAAGAGTGCGAAACTTGCATCGAGGCTCAGCTCTTTATGGTCGGGTTCTGGTTGA
- the LOC107939800 gene encoding RNA-dependent RNA polymerase 2, with protein sequence MDGTEIERPTLRLTHIPQTAVAKDLLDFFESKLGPDSVFAIEISTDRNNWKSRGFGRVQFAAPQAKSDALRLSRHDHLLFKSHSLKLSRTYDDIIPRPIRADHRLDGGVLHAGFMSSDDCLRVLERWEGVRGWIMPERRRLEFWVWTDGECYKLDFLFDDIFETVGCCFDGSACNALLLRVRYAPRIYQKVSGPNVASKFSTDRYHICKEKFDFLWVRTTDFSRIKSIGQSTSFYWEFNAGFSISDMSTYLPCYREDIQSPSLEARREFSSPSEIVPLVKFPSDSKLAYEILFQLNALVHTQKISIAAVDTDLIGILSGLPVETAVMILQKLRLLQSPCYNPVSFVKAKLPTGKNYRIPLSVSERLKNHNVMSCRRALITPTKIYCLGPELETANYVVKNFVEYASDFMRVTFVEEDWSKLSANAISTGVHLGVFSRPFKTKIYDRILYVLQNGIVIGDKRFEFLAFSASQLRSNSVWMFASNDEVKAEDIREWMGCFKKIRSISKCASRMGQLFSSSMPTLVVPVQDVEIIDDIEVKTDGINYCFSDGIGKISLPFARQVAEKCGLNHIPSAFQIRYGGYKGVVAVDRNSFWKMSLRDSMLKFESKVRMLNVTKWSESMPCFLNREIVTLFSTLGIKDEVFERMQEEQLCLLGKMLTNREAALDTLQSLGGVNSKNILVEMLQFYEPNVQPYLSMMLQAHYENLLSDLKSRCRIFVPKGRILIGCLDETGTLNYGQVYLCIKMKKAELECADQSYFRKVDEETAIVIGKVVVTKNPCLHPGDVRVLEAVYEPQLEEKGLVDCLVFPQKGERPHPNECSGGDLDGDQFFISWDKDLIPCQTEPPMDYTGRRPRIMDHEVTLEEIQKFFVDYMINDTLGAISTAHLVHADREPDKACSENCLALATLHSMAVDFAKTGAPAEMPRALKPREFPDFMQRGNKPMYTSSGVLGKLYRATINSTVQTRSKFVWTKEMAELVYDHDLEVNGFESLISVAETHKEMYEERMSLLMSYYDVEYEDEILTGNIYNKAQFLLRDNRRYGEMKERIVLSVKDLQREAKEWFKSSCSKADEHQKLASAWYYVTYHPNYFQERMNSLSFPWIVGDILLRVKSRNKFLNSREIQRNRPKFDNVYIKSPRRHTSGDESSME encoded by the exons ATGGATGGTACGGAGATAGAGAGACCCACATTACGGCTCACCCACATACCCCAAACCGCCGTTGCCAAAGATCTCTTAGACTTCTTCGAGTCCAAGCTCGGCCCTGATTCGGTCTTCGCCATTGAGATCTCTACCGACCGCAACAACTGGAAGTCTCGTGGTTTCGGCAGAGTGCAGTTCGCTGCTCCCCAAGCTAAGTCCGATGCCCTTCGTCTCTCCCGCCACGATCACCTCCTTTTCAAGTCCCATTCTCTTAAACTCTCTCGAACTTATGATGACATCATCCCCAGACCCATCAGGGCCGATCATAGGCTTGATGGTGGAGTCCTTCATGCGGGTTTTATGTCTAGTGATGATTGCTTGCGTGTCTTGGAGCGCTGGGAGGGTGTGAGAGGTTGGATAATGCCCGAGAGAAGGAGATTGGAATTTTGGGTATGGACCGATGGAGAGTGTTACAAGCTTGATTTTCTGTTTGATGATATTTTTGAGACTGTTGGCTGCTGCTTCGATGGCTCTGCATGCAATGCTCTTCTCTTGAGG GTAAGGTATGCTCCAAGGATATATCAGAAAGTATCTGGGCCGAATGTGGCTTCAAAATTCAGTACGGATCGGTATCATATATGCAAGGAGAAGTTTGACTTCCTTTGGGTTCGAACAACAGATTTTTCAAGGATAAAATCGATTGGGCAATCGACTTCGTTTTATTGGGAATTTAATGCAGGATTTTCAATCTCTGATATGTCTACATATCTCCCGTGTTACAGAGAAGACATCCAATCTCCATCTTTAGAGGCCAGAAGAGAATTCTCATCTCCATCAGAAATTGTTCCGCTTGTAAAGTTCCCATCAGATTCCAAGTTAGCATATGAGATCCTTTTTCAGCTCAATGCCCTTGTTCATACTCAAAAAATTAGCATTGCTGCAGTGGACACTGATCTGATTGGTATCCTCAGTGGTTTGCCTGTCGAAACCGCTGTAATGATTCTGCAGAAGCTTCGCCTGCTGCAGTCCCCTTGCTATAATCCCGTTTCATTTGTGAAAGCAAAATTACCTACGGGAAAAAACTACCGAATTCCTTTATCTGTTTCTGAAAGGTTAAAAAATCACAATGTCATGAGCTGTCGTAGAGCCCTAATTACGCCTACAAAGATTTATTGCTTGGGTCCCGAGCTTGAAACAGCTAATTATGTGGTAAAGAACTTTGTAGAATATGCTTCAGATTTTATGAGAGTCACTTTTGTTGAAGAAGATTGGAGTAAGCTTTCTGCAAATGCCATTTCTACTGGTGTGCATCTGGGTGTTTTTTCTAGACctttcaaaacaaaaatatatgaCAGGATATTGTATGTTCTTCAGAATGGAATTGTTATCGGAGATAAGCGATTCGAGTTTCTGGCATTTTCTGCTAGTCAGCTTCGATCGAATTCTGTCTGGATGTTTGCGTCTAATGATGAGGTTAAAGCAGAAGATATTAGAGAATGGATGGGATGCTTCAAGAAGATACGTAGCATATCTAAGTGTGCTTCAAGAATGGGTCAATTGTTTAGTTCCTCGATGCCGACTCTTGTTGTCCCTGTGCAGGATGTGGAGATTATTGATGATATTGAAGTTAAAACTGATGGCATTAATTATTGCTTCTCTGATGGTATAGGGAAAATTTCTCTGCCTTTTGCTAGACAAGTTGCTGAGAAGTGTGGATTGAATCACATTCCATCAGCATTTCAAATAAGATATGGTGGTTACAAAGGTGTCGTTGCTGTTGACCGTAACTCCTTTTGGAAGATGTCTCTGCGTGATAGCATGCTAAAGTTTGAATCTAAAGTCAGGATGCTTAATGTCACCAAATGGAGTGAATCCATGCCTTGCTTTTTGAATCGAGAAATTGTTACTCTCTTCTCCACCTTGGGCATCAAGGATGAAGTTTTTGAGAGAATGCAAGAGGAACAACTGTGTCTGCTGGGCAAAATGCTAACAAATAGAGAAGCAGCTTTGGATACCTTACAAAGTTTAGGTGGAGTTAATTCCAAGAACATTCTTGTTGAAATGCTTCAGTTTTATGAGCCAAATGTCCAACCTTACCTCTCAATGATGCTTCAAGCACATTATGAGAATCTACTGTCTGATCTAAAAAGCAGGTGCCGTATATTTGTTCCAAAGGGACGGATCTTAATTGGTTGTTTGGACGAAACTGGTACACTGAATTATGGTCAAGTTTATCTCtgcataaaaatgaaaaaagcaGAACTAGAATGTGCAGACCAAAGTTACTTCCGTAAGGTGGATGAGGAAACAGCTATAGTTATAGGAAAGGTGGTTGTCACAAAAAATCCTTGCCTTCACCCCGGGGATGTCAGAGTCCTTGAGGCTGTTTATGAACCCCAACTAGAAGAGAAGGGTTTGGTGGATTGCCTTGTTTTCCCCCAGAAAGGTGAAAG GCCGCATCCAAATGAATGCTCGGGTGGTGATCTTGATGGGGACCAGTTTTTCATAAGCTGGGACAAAGATCTCATCCCATGTCAAACTGAGCCGCCAATGGACTACACTGGACGAAGACCTCGGATAATGGATCATGAGGTGACCTTGGAG GAAATTCAGAAGTTTTTTGTTGACTACATGATCAACGATACTTTGGGTGCCATTTCAACTGCACATCTAGTGCATGCTGATCGTGAACCAGACAAAGCGTGCAGTGAAAACTGTCTAGCATTGGCTACTCTTCACTCTATGGCTGTTGATTTTGCCAAGACAGGCGCACCGGCTGAGATGCCTCGTGCTCTGAAACCAAGGGAGTTTCCGGACTTCATGCAGAGGGGAAACAAACCCATGTATACTTCCTCTGGTGTACTAGGAAAACTGTACCGTGCTACAATCAACTCCACAGTGCAAACAAGGTCAAAGTTTGTTTGGACAAAAGAGATGGCCGAGTTAGTTTATGATCATGACCTGGAAGTAAATGGCTTTGAGTCGCTGATATCAGTTGCGGAGACCCATAAAGAGATGTATGAAGAGAGAATGAGCTTATTGATGAGTTATTATGATGTAGAGTATGAGGACGAGATCCTGACAGGTAACATATACAACAAAGCACAGTTTTTGCTGCGAGACAACCGGAGATATGGAGAAATGAAGGAACGAATCGTGTTGTCTGTCAAGGACCTACAGAGAGAAGCTAAAGAATGGTTTAAGAGTAGCTGCAGCAAGGCTGATGAGCATCAAAAACTTGCCTCAGCATGGTATTATGTGACTTACCACCCGAATTACTTCCAGGAAAGGATGAATTCCTTGAGCTTTCCATGGATTGTTGGAGACATTTTACTGAGGGTTAAATCTCGGAATAAGTTTTTGAATAGCCGAGAAATTCAGAGAAACCGACCGAAATTCGATAATGTCTACATTAAGTCCCCAAGAAGGCATACTTCAggtgatgaatcatccatggaatgA
- the LOC107939787 gene encoding rac-like GTP-binding protein ARAC8 encodes MASSASRFIKCVTVGDGAVGKTCMLICYTSNKFPTDYIPTVFDNFSANVVVEGTTVNLGLWDTAGQEDYNRLRPLSYRGADVFVLAFSLVSRASHENVLKKWIPELQHYAPGVPVVLVGTKLDLREDKHYLADHPGLLPVSTAQGEELRKQIGAAYYIECSSKTQQNVKAVFDDAIKVVIKPPQKQKEKKKKPSRGCLINVFCGRNFVPAK; translated from the exons ATGGCTTCAAGCGCTTCAAGATTTATCAAATGTGTAACAGTTGGAGATGGAGCTGTTGGCAAGACTTGCATGCTTATTTGCTATACAAGTAACAAGTTCCCGACC GATTACATACCAACAGTTTTTGATAACTTCAGTGCCAACGTTGTAGTTGAAGGCACAACTGTGAACTTAGGTCTTTGGGACACGGCTG GACAAGAGGATTACAACAGACTAAGGCCATTGAGCTACAGAGGTGCAGATGTCTTTGTCTTAGCTTTCTCATTAGTTAGTCGAGCAAGCCATGAGAACGTACTAAAAAAG TGGATTCCTGAACTTCAGCATTATGCCCCAGGCGTCCCTGTGGTTCTGGTTGGCACCAAATTGG ATCTTCGTGAGGATAAACATTATCTGGCTGATCATCCTGGCTTGCTGCCGGTTAGCACCGCACAG GGCGAGGAGCTCCGCAAACAGATAGGTGCTGCTTATTACATTGAGTGCAGCTCAAAAACTCAGCAG AACGTGAAAGCAGTTTTTGATGATGCAATCAAAGTTGTAATCAAGCCACCCCAGAAacagaaggagaagaagaaaaagccaAGTCGAGGATGTCTAAT AAATGTCTTCTGCGGGAGGAACTTCGTGCCTGCTAAATGA